The following nucleotide sequence is from Candidatus Aquicultor sp..
GCCCGGATCGGCAATCGCAAATTTCTTACCAAGCTGGTTTACGCCACCGACAACAACGTTCCCGCCATCGATACCCTGGGCAACGCCTGAATTATCAAAGCCAAATAGTCGCTGGGGGTTAGCGTGCGGGGTGTGGCAATCAAAACACGAGAATCCACCAAGAAAATAGTTCGGAGCATAGGCCGGGTAGGTATCATCTGGCGCTCTCCATTTACCTGAATCAATGCCGTAACCGATGGTATGGCCGACATTATACTCAGTAGTGAATGCGTCGTCGTTATCCATCTGGATATTAAAACCTGAGCCGGCGCCGGCGCCGTGGCACCAATCGCACGCTTCAAACCTGGTATCCGAGCGCATTAACTTAAATTTACCGGCAGCGCGGTGAACCGCGTGACACTCACGGCAACGGTGTGTTGAGGTGAGGTAGCCACCGTGTGGACCTGCTGCATAATATATATTACCGGCAGTATCCGTGACCTGCTCGCCGGAACTGACATAATCTTGGGCATCGTTGTAGTTATAGCCGTCAATACCGGCAACATACGGGCTATTCCACGTACCATATGGGTGCGTACTGTAGGTATAGCCGTCATAGGTTATGGCGCCGACGGTCTGGCTTTGCTCATAGTAGTGCCAGTCCTTATTTAAAGTATTGACACCAAACTCGTAAGAATTGGCAACGATGTTACCTCTGGTAGGATTGGGTTCTACAGTATTGCTTTCGGTTCTTGCATACGCCGTTGTAGCTGCAATTAGGACAAGGCCAGTAGTCATAAGAACTACAAGACCTTTCTTCATCGGGTTCACCTCCTTTGCGCGCAAGCCCTTAGGCATAAGCCCGCTAAGAGGTAAAAGAGTGTTAAACAGGGAAAATACACACATGGGGTTGAGCGTGGTACGAAATACCCTCCGCTCTTTAGTGCTTTTAATCATCATACATCTCCTAGAAAAACAAACTTCGAACTAAATCACAAATAGTGCGCCAGCTCTTATTTGCTTTGACGTAGAGTATGACTAGTGTTTCGAATCAAACTATAACTACAAAGAGCAAAGGTCTTACTTTACAAATTATCGGCAGTTTTATGGGAATATTTAGCAGAGATTTCCTATATGGCAAGGTCAGCGGCCGAAGTGCCTGTTTCGGATGAGGTATCGCAGAGTGAAAACCGCATAAATACTGTCTTTTACCAGGCGTTTTATGGAAAAGAAAAAGGGTCCGCTGGCCAGGCAGACCCTTTTCTATTGCGCGCAATAATTGTGGTACTTCGGGTAGAAAGCTTTGTATCTGTCAACGCTCATTTATGGTGGCCCCTTCTGGGCCTTCCGGATACATCCGGTATTTGGCGCTCGTACAAAAACTTCTCTACCATTTAGCTGCTATAAGCAGCGGTTACATAAGTTTACGCGTGATTACTATGGCAAGCCCCTCAAGAGGAGATCGTCGTTGTAATCGTCTCCAGGTAAGCTTCCATCAGTATAGTTTCTCGCACTCGTTGCGTTCCATACCGTTGGATTGTGGCAATCCAGGCAGACGCTATCAAGGTCATGCACTGCACTGCCGGTGCCATAGGTACCTGTTCTCTGTGTCCCTGCGGTAACGACCGCTACTTCGCCGACAAGAGTGCCAGCTTTGCCCGGATCGATACCGAAGAGGTCATCCTTGAGCATCTTCCAACCGAGTGTACGGTGTGGGAAGCTCAGGCCGTCGTCGTTACATGTCGAAGCGAGGATACCAGGATTGGTTCTCCAGCCGCTCGACCATGAAACTGTGCGCGACTTCTTGACCTGACCGGACATAGCAACACCATTCGCGGTGACTGTCATTACACTCGCGAGCTGCGCGACACCGTTAGCTAAACCGGTTGCGGTATGAGTTGTCTCATACCTTGTAATCGGCGCATAGCTTTCTGCACCCATTGCCGGCACGCCAGCATCGTATGCGTGTGCCATGTCGAACATAGCCGCAAACAAGAAGGTGATTCCTGCACGGCTGTTATCGGCTGCCAAAGCATCCTTAGTAACGGTAGTAGTGTTTATACCATTGACCGGATGCAACGGGTCGGTGTTGTGGCACGCGCCACAACCACTCGAACCTTTATGGCAGTTACGGCACCTCGGGCCGGTATCAAGTCCATCCTCCGGATTGAACTTCATAGACCGGCTTCAGTGACGCGAGTTAACATCGTGGCCGTATGCAATATCATACGAACCTTTCCAATTCGTCGCAGTACCATTAACCGTGTACGTTGAGCCATCATCCGTTTTAACGGTAACAGCCGTTTGACCGCGGAGTGCGCGATCCTCACTGAAGAGTGGGGCTGCTATGGTCGAAAGACCGGCGTTGCCATCATGGCAATCGGTGCAGAACTCGTCAACGAGAAGCGAATGGCAGAACGGGTTACGGATGTTGTATCCGTAGTTATCCGCCGTAAACGTGCCCTCTGCTGTCACAGTTGTGCCTCCCTGGGCAAAACCGAACATATTGGTGGTGGCAAGAATAGCCGCACTACCAATCGGTGTGTTCCAGTTAATCGGCATCTTGTTAATCGGGTACGCCACATTAGAACTGAACTCGTTCAGCGCCATCGTGACATCGTCCGGTATCTCAGTATCAGTTGCGATAACTGAGTACGTCGCATCCTTGGTCGGGCCCTGGTTATAGTGGCCCTGGACATCCGGACCGAATGTCCAGACATCAACCGGAACGTTGCTATAACCCCGGCTAGCAATCTCTTTGTCCGGGTTCTTCAGAAGGAGCCAGCTACCTGCGAGGTAGTATGGTTTTGCCTTATTCGGGAGCGGACCGCCGAGAGAAGGAACCCAGGCGAGCTTACCGGCTGCCATATCGGTAACCGCATAGCCGCTACCACCTGATGTAAACATATCGTGGCCCGGGTTACCCATGTTGAAGACATTACCCGAGAAGAGATCGACGATTGCTTGGATTGGCTTAGCGTTTGAGTCATAACCCATCAGTCTCGCCGGGTTAGCGTGCGGGCTGTGGCAGTCGAAGCATGAGAAACCGCCCATGTAATAATTAGGCGCGTACGCCGGATAGGTATCATCTGGCGCTCTCCACTTGCCGTTGTCTATACCATAACCCATGGTGTGACCAACGTTATACTCTTTGGTGTAGCTATCGTTATTATCCATCACGATGTTAAAGCCAGATCCAGCACCGGTGCCGTGGCACCAGTCGCATGCCTCAAACCTTGTGTCGGAACGCAAGAGTTTGAATTTGCCTGCTGCACGGTGGACTGCATGGCACTCACGGCATCTGTGAGTGCTCGTTACATAGCCACCGTGTGGGCCCGACTGGAATGTCGCCGTGAGGGTTGCTTCAACGACTTTCATTCCCGCGTACATACCAGACCCATCTTTTACCATCCCAGGTGGCAACATGGCCGTCATAGCGGTCACAAAACCACTGTTGATCGGATACTGCACATGATCGCCGATACCTACTTGCTGCGGGACATTGACATAATCCTGGGAATCGTTGTAATTATATCCATCGATTCCCAGCGTATATGGACTGTTCCAAGTGCCATAAGGGTGCGTACTGGTAGTGTTACCCTGGTACGCAGCGTAATTCGCTACACCGTTAACTGTCGTTGTGCCGAGCTCATAATAATTCCAGTCTTTAGCGGCGCCAAGAGCGCCTACAACAGTGGAGGTTTCTGCGACGATATTTCCCTTAGAAGGCAATGTAGAATCCGAGTTGGCTTCAGTTCGCGCATATGCTGAGCTTGCTGCGGTGAGAACAAGACCCGTAGTCATAAGAACTACAAGACTTTTCTTCATTGTATTCACCTCCTTTCCGTATAAGGTAAAAGGAAGCTGCCCAAAGAGGACAGGAGAATACAATGAAGCAGCCTTACGACCGGGGCGGGTAGCGTTATGGAAGTTCCCTGGTTTGCAACTTTGAGAATTCATATAGCTCCTGGTACATAATTGCTGCGACAAAATAACGATTGATATAACTTTTAGTGCTTAAAATATATCTACATCTACGATAGCTACAATGCGCCACCTCAATAACCAAAGGATATTAACAGAACAGCTCTCTTCTCTAGCTAATTACTCTTAGTTATCGGCATAAAGACGTAAAATTTACAATTAATTTGGTAACTTTTTATTCGCCATTGTTTAAGCGGCGGTACGCGACCTAAAAGTAGAGCAGTTTTACGCGTGTTAAGACGCATAGAACTATCTACCTGAAGCGGCAGGAAAGGGCGGATATGTATATTTGTGCAACAACGCCATATTATATGCTTGTTTTGATGGAGGGTCAAGTAATAAAATAGAGACCTGTCTTTTGACGGGCCTCTATCGTGTTAGCTGTCTGTATGTGCCTTAGTTGAATGCTTTAGTGCCCTCTCTAAAGAAATCGATATGGTTCTTTGGTAATACGTACTCCATAATCGGATGATCGTCGGTGTTCAATTGGATTGGGCTACCATCCGGCAGCGTCCCGGAAACCAGCTTCTGCAGAGTATCCGGATATGCGTAAAAGCCGAAATCGATGTTGTTAAGACCGAGCTTGGTTGCCCCGAGTTGGCGCACTTTTTTATCGATCGCCGCAACATCGAGCTTTTTGTTGCCGTTAATCCCAATCATCAAAACATCCTGTGCTTGGCTTGAACCATAGTTCATACCCCACACGTAGGTGTTGGGGAAGATCGATGTAAACGTCTTAAACATGGTCAACATATCTTGGTCGCGCATGATATAGCGCGGAATCCACTGGCAGTAAATACCGTCATTGTTCAGATGCTTGGCTACGAGCCGGAAGAACTCCTGAGTGAACAGGGGAGAGATGTGCGTTGATACGGGATAGCTTGGCTCCGACGTAACCATATCGTATGTCTTTGTGGTGGTGTACAGATAGTTTCGCGCGTCGTTTACATAAAACTTGGCACGGGGGTTACCCTCGATGCCGTTACCGACAAAGAACTTCGAGGCCTCCCGCACCGACCGGTTTATCTCAGCGATATCTACCATGGCGTTTGAGCTATATATCGCACCGTAAGCAGTAAAACCGGTGCCCAACCCGATCACGAGCACAGATTTTGGATTATCCGCGCATGCAACCGGGAGGAGGGAAAAAAGCGACATCACATTCTTATCATACTCCGTGCTCGACCCTTCAACTTTACCGTCATTGGCGAGCGAGCGAGCCCCATCCGGTGATTGGAATACGGTTACACGTCCGTATAGGTCATCTGAGAAGTAAACGGTGGTTATTTCATTTAGGTATTCTTTGTATTGGTCATAGGTTTGGTAGTCGGCAATCCGGTAGAAGTTATGGGCAATTGCCGGCGGTTTCACCATTACTGCAACGGCAGTAATGGCAATTATAATTACGATGCCGCTGCTAAGAACACGTTTTGCCATACCGGAGCGAGCGACCATAATCATGATTATGGCAACCGCTAGGTTTAGGCACGCTGCCGTCATCGTCGTCGCTTTAATACCGATAAGCGGAATCAACAGAAAGCCCGCACCGAGCGAGCCGAAAATCGAGCCGACTGTGTTGATGGAGTACACGTTGCCGACGTCGCTGCCGATCTCCTCCAGCGACAGCGTCGCCGCCTTCGTGACGACAGGGAAGGACGCTCCCATAAACGTCGTCGGTATCAGCATAATTACAAACGACAGTAATAGCTGAAAGACAAAGAACAAGTAGAAGCTCGGTTTTAGCGTGTTAAATACAAAGAAGTAGAGCGTCGGCAGCACTTGGATAAGCGGTATGCTAAGGATACCGAAGATACCAATACCGAGTTCGAGCATGCCGAACAGGGCAAAAAGGTTCTTGCTTTTGTCAGCCCACTTGCCGCCTAAAAACCCGCCGAGCGAGAGGCCCGACATAAATGCGGTAAGCATCATTGAGACCGCATACACTGTCGACCCAAAGACCAGAGAGAGCTCTCTCGTCCAGACGACCTCATATATTAGGGCCGCCATACCGGAAAACGCAAACGCGAATACTGCGATCCGGCGTGCGAGGGCAACGGCGTCGCCCTCCATCGGAACATCAATCGATTTTACGGATGGTTTCGTTTTTGATGAGCCGTCTTT
It contains:
- a CDS encoding fused MFS/spermidine synthase — its product is MAKATTKDGSSKTKPSVKSIDVPMEGDAVALARRIAVFAFAFSGMAALIYEVVWTRELSLVFGSTVYAVSMMLTAFMSGLSLGGFLGGKWADKSKNLFALFGMLELGIGIFGILSIPLIQVLPTLYFFVFNTLKPSFYLFFVFQLLLSFVIMLIPTTFMGASFPVVTKAATLSLEEIGSDVGNVYSINTVGSIFGSLGAGFLLIPLIGIKATTMTAACLNLAVAIIMIMVARSGMAKRVLSSGIVIIIAITAVAVMVKPPAIAHNFYRIADYQTYDQYKEYLNEITTVYFSDDLYGRVTVFQSPDGARSLANDGKVEGSSTEYDKNVMSLFSLLPVACADNPKSVLVIGLGTGFTAYGAIYSSNAMVDIAEINRSVREASKFFVGNGIEGNPRAKFYVNDARNYLYTTTKTYDMVTSEPSYPVSTHISPLFTQEFFRLVAKHLNNDGIYCQWIPRYIMRDQDMLTMFKTFTSIFPNTYVWGMNYGSSQAQDVLMIGINGNKKLDVAAIDKKVRQLGATKLGLNNIDFGFYAYPDTLQKLVSGTLPDGSPIQLNTDDHPIMEYVLPKNHIDFFREGTKAFN